The following coding sequences are from one Triticum aestivum cultivar Chinese Spring chromosome 5A, IWGSC CS RefSeq v2.1, whole genome shotgun sequence window:
- the LOC123102457 gene encoding formin-like protein 12 isoform X1 has translation MALFRRLFYRKPPDRLLEIADRVYVFDCCFSTETMDQFKYKNYLDSIVLQLREQFADSSLMVLNFRDEGKSLVSGLFSLYRITVKDYPCQYLGCPLLPLDIVIHFLRLSERWLMFEGKQNILLMHCEKGGWPVLAFMLAALLLYRKQYNGEQRTLDMVYKQAPKELLQMLTTLNPQPSHVRYLQYICRMDYELGLPTQPIPFTLDCVILRGVPNFDGVGGCRPIVRVYGQDILTLDRGRNALATPFKAKKHVRRYRQADNMPVKLNVGSCVQGDVVLECLHVDDGLENERLMFRVMFNTFFIQSHILQLDFEHIDVSWDADHRFIKNFKAEVLFSEFDAESDASSEIASGDDDDDDDDDCGDEIEVGSADEFFEAEEIFSSLDLHDGHKDADFRSIASSDRTSSVEARKISPFSSLELSSDDIDGSPENKIDDMNMSFGILNDENACTSVDTNIMHEDITRVVSSLESTTDGGRDSINSSSATYIDKDDGCTVENSDSRQDRIVDPKQDLSHTDNVLVKEVIILETNSPKDIQMIKEVIISEVTAPKQVLEGEIELGNAVHNSESIILTEADSTEGLNIDIALKQDEGDSPREECVTSVNGTKQENNSNTDQPSISDTNVLVIEPADQNNRMEPPLVGRPHLQSTSATMILNSGEQKIKQSDASNNNGAAEQTEGTEASVSNSTGQPSNISSVNMLSEGFSLEANGTLTHASASTVTADSSRLALKKKTFLPLSTQRIFAPYSPRRNVLRSASTDLSFLSPLQTESNQNSVPSTSGRDVVTTPSVSPPPPSSTSLRSSLVNPPLRPIKTVSSLPSSSSLEAYIEMSTSYSPLSHVNPHPPLISLSPPRQPYPAKTHEKDLHAGSLSFPALPASNRYASHPPAPPPPPPSRTLCTKIISSTSISHHAQRREKGSCSSSPRRQTILNLGFSSLTLPSKSSIVMTDFILGASDFIDMEVTNRRNIPTDMYVPTTSEDTKYFFHMPHSLSPKTSQHSTPQPPPLLPLLPQLPLPITDSESVPLISSKSSSDCSYKEAATPPGKQPLSPPPLGANDPSSSKFKEEVPHEQPLDPPLEACKEFSWHELIIETPPSTVHIKEHGAIPTPPHPPSWHRGISPAHILTRQPRHPPSTPPAAPPLPPHLSLLPSLEPLPSPSVTPSTESLSSPHLPQTPALHINDISSLSAPPPSPPPPPPPPREHEVICPLPPISPKRHDVPSPPPPPPFGQHQALLPPSISQDHVIAPPPPLTRDAGIPLPPPPPPRESAGNFPHPIEGSPSPTLLECQVRAPIPPSPPFCEGKERIPPPISLEGNKTTPQPSLIRGREGTPLQDGFQGGAPPPTAPLGVHGGAPSPPPPPPVACRVAPPPPPPLPGGCEGPPPPPLLPPGAHSGAPPPPPLPGGYEVAPPPPPLPPGAYGGAAPPPPPPPGGYGGAPLPPPPPGGIGGVPPPPPPIGGIGGTPTPPPPAGFRGGAPSPPPPPGGYGGTPPPPPPRGHGGVGGPPPPPGAPAPPMPPGIPGGPPPPPGVPGGPPPPPGGRGGPPPPGVRGLRSLGATSLTVARKSSLKPLHWVKVTRAMQGSVWAEIQKQDADSDSEFDVSELASLFTIAPKAKGGAKTEGAGKSIGSKTDKIHLMDIRRANNTEIMLTKIKMPLSEMMSAALALDDSVLDADQVENLIKFCPTKEEMELLKNFTGDKETLGKCEQFFLELMKVPRIESKFRIFAFKIQFQTQIRDVRKNLLTVASACEELRGSEKLKVIMKNILLIGNTLNEGTPRGQAVGFRLDSILKLVETRATSSRTTLMHFLCKSLAGKSPELLDFHEDLVSLEAASKLQLKALAEEQQAVVKGLEKVEQELTASESDGPVSDVFRKTLKEFLDDSGADVRALSALYADVGRSADALSLYFGEDPAKYPFEQVASTLLTFVGLFRKAHEENLKQIEAQRKKALKEAEKEASQDRTPVKLKDGNVGSPRSPFK, from the exons ATGGCGCTGTTCCGGAGGCTGTTCTACCGGAAGCCGCCGGATCGGCTCCTCGAGATCGCAGACCGCGTCTACG TATTCGATTGTTGCTTCTCGACAGAAACCATGGATCAATTCAAATACAAGAATTACCTGGACAGCATTGTGTTGCAGCTCCGTGAGCAGTTTGCAGATTCTTCATTGATGGTATTAAACTTCAGAGATGAAGGAAAAAGTCTGGTTTCAGGCTTGTTCTCCCTGTACAGAATTACAGTCAAAGATTACCCCTGCCAATACTTAGGATGCCCATTGCTTCCTTTGGACATCGTCATCCACTTCCTCAGGCTGAGCGAGAGGTGGCTTATGTTTGAAGGGAAGCAAAATATTCTGCTAATGCACTGTGAGAAAGGCGGATGGCCAGTGTTGGCATTTATGCTTGCAGCTCTTCTTCTGTACCGGAAACAATACAATGGGGAACAAAGAACTCTGGACATGGTGTACAAGCAAGCACCGAAGGAGCTTCTTCAGATGTTAACAACATTAAATCCACAGCCTTCTCATGTTCGATATCTACAGTACATATGCAGAATGGACTACGAGTTAGGGTTGCCCACACAACCTATTCCTTTCACCCTGGATTGTGTAATTCTTAGAGGAGTACCAAATTTCGATGGGGTAGGTGGTTGTAGGCCAATAGTTCGAGTATATGGGCAGGATATTCTAACGCTTGATAGAGGTCGCAATGCTCTTGCAACACCATTCAAAGCCAAGAAACATGTTAGGCGTTACAGACAG GCAGACAACATGCCGGTGAAGTTAAATGTGGGATCATGCGTCCAAGGTGATGTGGTCCTTGAATGCTTGCATGTGGATGATGGCCTAGAAAATGAAAGGCTAATGTTTAGGGTGATGTTCAATACTTTCTTTATCCAGTCTCACATTTTACAGTTGGACTTTGAGCACATTGATGTCTCTTGGGATGCTGATCACCGGTTCATAAAGAACTTCAAAGCAGAG GTACTCTTTTCAGAGTTTGATGCTGAATCTGATGCGTCTTCCGAAATTGCatccggtgatgatgatgatgatgacgacgacgactgtGGTGATGAGATAGAAGTTGGCTCTGCTGATGAGTTCTTTGAAGCAGAAGAAATCTTCAGTAGTCTTGACTTACATGATGGACACAAGGATGCTGATTTTCGTTCCATAGCTTCTTCAGATCGTACTTCAAGCGTTGAAGCTAGGAAAATCTCACCATTTTCCAGTCTTGAGCTGAGCAGTGATGATATTGATGGATCACCAGAAAATAAAATCGATGACATGAATATGTCATTTGGAATACTAAATGATGAAAATGCATGCACATCTGTTGACACCAATATTATGCATGAAGATATAACGAGAGTAGTGTCAAGTTTGGAAAGTACAACAGATGGAGGCAGAGACAGCATCAATTCGAGTTCTGCTACCTACATAGATAAAGATGATGGCTGCACAGTTGAAAACAGCGATTCAAGGCAGGACAGGATAGTGGATCCCAAGCAAGACTTGAGTCATACTGATAACGTGCTGGTCAAAGAGGTGATTATATTGGAAACCAATAGTCCAAAGGACATTCAGATGATCAAAGAAGTAATCATATCTGAAGTCACCGCTCCAAAACAAGTGCTGGAGGGCGAGATTGAATTAGGCAATGCAGTCCACAATTCAGAAAGCATCATATTGACGGAGGCTGATAGTACTGAAGGACTTAACATTGACATTGCTCTCAAACAGGATGAGGGAGATAGTCCAAGAGAAGAATGCGTTACTTCTGTCAATGGCACCAAACAAGAAAACAACAGTAATACGGATCAACCTAGCATCAGTGACACAAACGTACTAGTGATTGAGCCCGCAGATCAGAATAACAGGATGGAGCCTCCACTAGTAGGGAGGCCACACCTGCAGAGCACAAGTGCTACCATGATTTTAAATTCTGGCGAGCAAAAgattaagcagtctgatgcttccaATAACAATGGAGCTGCAGAACAAACAGAGGGAACGGAAGCTTCTGTATCCAACTCGACAGGCCAACCTTCGAATATTTCTTCTGTGAATATGCTATCTGAAGGTTTTAGCCTGGAAGCAAATGGCACTCTAACTCATGCCAGTGCAAGTACAGTTACAGCTGACTCGTCTCGACTGGCGCTAAAGAAAAAAACTTTTCTTCCTTTGTCAACACAACGTATTTTTGCTCCATACTCTCCCAGGCGTAATGTGCTCCGTTCAGCATCGACAGATTTGTCCTTTCTATCTCCATTGCAAACAGAATCTAATCAGAACTCTGTTCCTTCTACAAGCGGGAGGGATGTTGTTACTACACCTTCAGTGTCTCCACCGCCCCCATCCTCTACATCTCTGAGATCATCCCTAGTAAATCCCCCTCTACGACCAATCAAAACTGTTTCATCTTTACCTTCATCTTCATCATTGGAAGCATATATAGAGATGTCAACTTCCTATTCTCCATTATCACATGTTAACCCTCATCCTCCCTTGATATCATTATCACCACCTCGACAACCTTACCCAGCAAAGACACATGAAAAAGATTTACATGCAGGTAGTCTATCTTTTCCTGCTTTGCCTGCTTCCAACAGGTATGCATCTCACCCTCCAGCGCCACCCCCACCTCCTCCTTCACGTACTCTTTGTACTAAAATTATTTCAAGCACCTCAATATCTCATCATGCACAAAGAAGAGAAAAAGGGTCTTGCTCCTCTAGTCCTCGTAGACAAACTATTCTCAACCTAGGTTTTTCCTCTCTAACTTTACCATCCAAAAGTAGTATAGTGATGACAGACTTTATCTTAGGAGCCTCTGATTTTATAGACATGGAAGTAACAAACAGAAGAAATATACCAACTGACATGTATGTTCCAACTACCAGTGAAGATACAAAGTATTTCTTTCACATGCCTCATTCTTTATCTCCCAAAACTTCTCAACATAGTACACCACAGCCTCCACCTCTGCTTCCTCTACTGCCACAACTACCATTGCCAATTACAGATAGTGAATCAGTACCACTTATAAGCTCAAAGTCTTCTTCAGATTGTTCATATAAAGAAGCAGCAACACCACCAGGAAAACAACCCCTCTCTCCACCTCCACTTGGAGCAAATGATCCTTCAAGTTCAAAATTTAAAGAGGAAGTACCTCATGAACAGCCTTTAGATCCTCCTTTGGAAGCATGCAAGGAATTCTCGTGGCATGAACTGATCATTGAAACCCCACCCTCCACAGTTCATATAAAAGAACATGGAGCCATTCCAACCCCACCACATCCACCCAGCTGGCATAGGGGAATTTCACCTGCTCATATACTTACACGTCAACCCCGTCACCCACCTTCAACACCACCTGCAGCCCCGCCTTTGCCACCACACTTGTCTTTACTCCCATCTCTAGAACCTTTGCCCTCACCTTCAGTTACACCCTCAACAGAATCCTTGTCATCTCCCCATTTACCTCAAACACCAGCCCTTCATATAAATGATATATCATCCCTGTCTGccccaccaccatctccaccgcctcctccacctccgcctAGAGAGCATGAAGTAATTTGCCCTTTGCCTCCAATTTCACCTAAAAGGCATGATGTACCctcacctccaccaccacctccttttGGACAACATCAAGCACTTTTGCCTCCTTCCATTTCCCAGGATCATGTAATAGCTCCACCTCCACCTCTAACAAGGGATGCTGgaattccgctgccaccaccacctccacctagAGAGAGCGCTGGGAATTTCCCTCATCCTATTGAAGGAAGCCCATCTCCAACTCTACTAGAATGTCAAGTTAGAGCTCCAATTCCGCCATCACCTCCTTTTTGTGAAGGAAAGGAAAGAATTCCACCTCCAATTTCTCTTGAAGGAAATAAAACAACTCCACAGCCTTCTCTTATTAGAGGACGAGAAGGAACTCCACTGCAAGATGGATTTCAAGGTGGAGCTCCACCTCCAACAGCACCTCTTGGAGTGCATGGAGGggctccatcgccgccgccaccacctcctgtagCATGTCGAgtggctccaccgccgccgccgccacttccCGGAGGATGCGAagggccgcctccacctcctctgcTACCTCCTGGTGCACATAGtggagctccaccgccgccaccacttCCCGGGGGATACGAAGtggcacctccacctcctccgctaCCTCCTGGAGCCTATGGTGgggctgcaccgccgccgccgccacctcccggaGGATATGGAGGGGCACCtctacctcctcctccacctgGAGGAATCGGAGGAGTTCCACCTCCACCACCGCCTATTGGAGGGATAGGAGGTACTCCAACTCCTCCACCTCCCGCAGGATTTCGAGGTGGAgctccgtctcctcctcctcctcccggagGATATGGCGggactcctccaccacctcctcctagaGGGCATGGAGGAGTAGGTGGCCCCCCTCCCCCACCAGGTGCACCTGCTCCTCCAATGCCCCCCGGAatacctggtggcccccctccacctCCTGGAgtacctggtggcccccctccacctCCTGGTGGACGAGGTGGCCCCCCTCCACCTGGTGTAAGAGGTCTTCGTTCCTTGGGCGCAACCTCACTTACTGTAGCACGGAAGTCATCTCTAAAACCACTGCACTGGGTCAAAGTAACAAGAGCAATGCAAGGAAGTGTATGGGCAGAAATTCAAAAGCAAGATGCTGATAG CGATTCTGAGTTCGATGTGAGTGAACTGGCATCTCTTTTCACTATTGCTCCAAAGGCAAAAGGTGGCGCAAAAACAGAAGGGGCTGGAAAATCTATTGGTTCCAAAACTGATAAGATTCACCTG ATGGATATAAGACGGGCAAATAACACAGAGATCATGTTGACGAAAATCAAAATGCCACTCTCCGAAATGATG AGTGCTGCTCTGGCCTTGGACGATTCAGTTTTAGACGCTGATCAGGTTGAAAATCTCATAAAGTTTTGCCCAACAAAAGAGGAAATGGAGCTTCTAAAG AACTTTACAGGAGACAAGGAAACTCTTGGAAAGTGTGAACAG TTCTTTCTAGAATTGATGAAGGTGCCGAGGATTGAATCTAAGTTTAGGATATTTGCTTTCAAGATTCAGTTTCAGACACAG ATTAGGGATGTTAGAAAGAATTTGCTGACCGTGGCATCGGCTTGTGAGGAG CTCAGAGGCTCTGAGAAGCTGAAGGTGATCATGAAGAACATTCTGTTAATTGGGAACACATTAAATGAAGGGACACCAAGAG GCCAGGCTGTTGGTTTCCGCTTGGATAGTATCCTAAAACTTGTAGAGACCCGTGCAACCAGCAGTAGAACAACACTAATGCACTTTCTTTGCAAG TCCCTTGCAGGAAAGTCACCAGAACTACTGGATTTTCATGAGGATTTAGTTAGCTTGGAAGCTGCTTCGAAG TTGCAATTGAAAGCATTGGCGGAGGAACAGCAGGCAGTTGTAAAAGGGCTAGAGAAAGTTGAACAGGAACTAACTGCTTCAGAAAGTGATGGGCCAGTTTCTGATGTTTTTCGGAAG ACTTTAAAGGAGTTCCTTGATGATTCTGGTGCTGATGTACGTGCCCTATCAGCACTCTACGCTGATGTA GGTAGAAGTGCAGATGCACTttccctttattttggagaagaCCCTGCAAAATACCCTTTTGAGCAAG TTGCTTCCACCCTTCTGACCTTTGTGGGGTTATTTCGGAAGGCGCACGAGGAGAATCTCAAGCAGATCGAGGCTCAGAGGAAGAAAGCGCTGAAAGAAGCGGAAAAGGAAGCAAGCCAGGACAGAACTCCTGTAAAATTGAAAGATGGAAATGTAGGATCACCAAGGTCGCCCTTCAAATGA
- the LOC123102457 gene encoding formin-like protein 12 isoform X8: protein MALFRRLFYRKPPDRLLEIADRVYVFDCCFSTETMDQFKYKNYLDSIVLQLREQFADSSLMVLNFRDEGKSLVSGLFSLYRITVKDYPCQYLGCPLLPLDIVIHFLRLSERWLMFEGKQNILLMHCEKGGWPVLAFMLAALLLYRKQYNGEQRTLDMVYKQAPKELLQMLTTLNPQPSHVRYLQYICRMDYELGLPTQPIPFTLDCVILRGVPNFDGVGGCRPIVRVYGQDILTLDRGRNALATPFKAKKHVRRYRQADNMPVKLNVGSCVQGDVVLECLHVDDGLENERLMFRVMFNTFFIQSHILQLDFEHIDVSWDADHRFIKNFKAEVLFSEFDAESDASSEIASGDDDDDDDDDCGDEIEVGSADEFFEAEEIFSSLDLHDGHKDADFRSIASSDRTSSVEARKISPFSSLELSSDDIDGSPENKIDDMNMSFGILNDENACTSVDTNIMHEDITRVVSSLESTTDGGRDSINSSSATYIDKDDGCTVENSDSRQDRIVDPKQDLSHTDNVLVKEVIILETNSPKDIQMIKEVIISEVTAPKQVLEGEIELGNAVHNSESIILTEADSTEGLNIDIALKQDEGDSPREECVTSVNGTKQENNSNTDQPSISDTNVLVIEPADQNNRMEPPLVGRPHLQSTSATMILNSGEQKIKQSDASNNNGAAEQTEGTEASVSNSTGQPSNISSVNMLSEGFSLEANGTLTHASASTVTADSSRLALKKKTFLPLSTQRIFAPYSPRRNVLRSASTDLSFLSPLQTESNQNSVPSTSGRDVVTTPSVSPPPPSSTSLRSSLVNPPLRPIKTVSSLPSSSSLEAYIEMSTSYSPLSHVNPHPPLISLSPPRQPYPAKTHEKDLHAGSLSFPALPASNRYASHPPAPPPPPPSRTLCTKIISSTSISHHAQRREKGSCSSSPRRQTILNLGFSSLTLPSKSSIVMTDFILGASDFIDMEVTNRRNIPTDMYVPTTSEDTKYFFHMPHSLSPKTSQHSTPQPPPLLPLLPQLPLPITDSESVPLISSKSSSDCSYKEAATPPGKQPLSPPPLGANDPSSSKFKEEVPHEQPLDPPLEACKEFSWHELIIETPPSTVHIKEHGAIPTPPHPPSWHRGISPAHILTRQPRHPPSTPPAAPPLPPHLSLLPSLEPLPSPSVTPSTESLSSPHLPQTPALHINDISSLSAPPPSPPPPPPPPREHEVICPLPPISPKRHDVPSPPPPPPFGQHQALLPPSISQDHVIAPPPPLTRDAGIPLPPPPPPRESAGNFPHPIEGSPSPTLLECQVRAPIPPSPPFCEGKERIPPPISLEGNKTTPQPSLIRGREGTPLQDGFQGGAPPPTAPLGVHGGAPSPPPPPPVACRVAPPPPPPLPGGCEGPPPPPLLPPGAHSGAPPPPPLPGGYEVAPPPPPLPPGAYGGAAPPPPPPPGGYGGAPLPPPPPGGIGGVPPPPPPIGGIGGTPTPPPPAGFRGGAPSPPPPPGGYGGTPPPPPPRGHGGVGGPPPPPGAPAPPMPPGIPGGPPPPPGVPGGPPPPPGGRGGPPPPGVRGLRSLGATSLTVARKSSLKPLHWVKVTRAMQGSVWAEIQKQDADSDSEFDVSELASLFTIAPKAKGGAKTEGAGKSIGSKTDKIHLMDIRRANNTEIMLTKIKMPLSEMMSAALALDDSVLDADQVENLIKFCPTKEEMELLKETRKLLESVNSSF from the exons ATGGCGCTGTTCCGGAGGCTGTTCTACCGGAAGCCGCCGGATCGGCTCCTCGAGATCGCAGACCGCGTCTACG TATTCGATTGTTGCTTCTCGACAGAAACCATGGATCAATTCAAATACAAGAATTACCTGGACAGCATTGTGTTGCAGCTCCGTGAGCAGTTTGCAGATTCTTCATTGATGGTATTAAACTTCAGAGATGAAGGAAAAAGTCTGGTTTCAGGCTTGTTCTCCCTGTACAGAATTACAGTCAAAGATTACCCCTGCCAATACTTAGGATGCCCATTGCTTCCTTTGGACATCGTCATCCACTTCCTCAGGCTGAGCGAGAGGTGGCTTATGTTTGAAGGGAAGCAAAATATTCTGCTAATGCACTGTGAGAAAGGCGGATGGCCAGTGTTGGCATTTATGCTTGCAGCTCTTCTTCTGTACCGGAAACAATACAATGGGGAACAAAGAACTCTGGACATGGTGTACAAGCAAGCACCGAAGGAGCTTCTTCAGATGTTAACAACATTAAATCCACAGCCTTCTCATGTTCGATATCTACAGTACATATGCAGAATGGACTACGAGTTAGGGTTGCCCACACAACCTATTCCTTTCACCCTGGATTGTGTAATTCTTAGAGGAGTACCAAATTTCGATGGGGTAGGTGGTTGTAGGCCAATAGTTCGAGTATATGGGCAGGATATTCTAACGCTTGATAGAGGTCGCAATGCTCTTGCAACACCATTCAAAGCCAAGAAACATGTTAGGCGTTACAGACAG GCAGACAACATGCCGGTGAAGTTAAATGTGGGATCATGCGTCCAAGGTGATGTGGTCCTTGAATGCTTGCATGTGGATGATGGCCTAGAAAATGAAAGGCTAATGTTTAGGGTGATGTTCAATACTTTCTTTATCCAGTCTCACATTTTACAGTTGGACTTTGAGCACATTGATGTCTCTTGGGATGCTGATCACCGGTTCATAAAGAACTTCAAAGCAGAG GTACTCTTTTCAGAGTTTGATGCTGAATCTGATGCGTCTTCCGAAATTGCatccggtgatgatgatgatgatgacgacgacgactgtGGTGATGAGATAGAAGTTGGCTCTGCTGATGAGTTCTTTGAAGCAGAAGAAATCTTCAGTAGTCTTGACTTACATGATGGACACAAGGATGCTGATTTTCGTTCCATAGCTTCTTCAGATCGTACTTCAAGCGTTGAAGCTAGGAAAATCTCACCATTTTCCAGTCTTGAGCTGAGCAGTGATGATATTGATGGATCACCAGAAAATAAAATCGATGACATGAATATGTCATTTGGAATACTAAATGATGAAAATGCATGCACATCTGTTGACACCAATATTATGCATGAAGATATAACGAGAGTAGTGTCAAGTTTGGAAAGTACAACAGATGGAGGCAGAGACAGCATCAATTCGAGTTCTGCTACCTACATAGATAAAGATGATGGCTGCACAGTTGAAAACAGCGATTCAAGGCAGGACAGGATAGTGGATCCCAAGCAAGACTTGAGTCATACTGATAACGTGCTGGTCAAAGAGGTGATTATATTGGAAACCAATAGTCCAAAGGACATTCAGATGATCAAAGAAGTAATCATATCTGAAGTCACCGCTCCAAAACAAGTGCTGGAGGGCGAGATTGAATTAGGCAATGCAGTCCACAATTCAGAAAGCATCATATTGACGGAGGCTGATAGTACTGAAGGACTTAACATTGACATTGCTCTCAAACAGGATGAGGGAGATAGTCCAAGAGAAGAATGCGTTACTTCTGTCAATGGCACCAAACAAGAAAACAACAGTAATACGGATCAACCTAGCATCAGTGACACAAACGTACTAGTGATTGAGCCCGCAGATCAGAATAACAGGATGGAGCCTCCACTAGTAGGGAGGCCACACCTGCAGAGCACAAGTGCTACCATGATTTTAAATTCTGGCGAGCAAAAgattaagcagtctgatgcttccaATAACAATGGAGCTGCAGAACAAACAGAGGGAACGGAAGCTTCTGTATCCAACTCGACAGGCCAACCTTCGAATATTTCTTCTGTGAATATGCTATCTGAAGGTTTTAGCCTGGAAGCAAATGGCACTCTAACTCATGCCAGTGCAAGTACAGTTACAGCTGACTCGTCTCGACTGGCGCTAAAGAAAAAAACTTTTCTTCCTTTGTCAACACAACGTATTTTTGCTCCATACTCTCCCAGGCGTAATGTGCTCCGTTCAGCATCGACAGATTTGTCCTTTCTATCTCCATTGCAAACAGAATCTAATCAGAACTCTGTTCCTTCTACAAGCGGGAGGGATGTTGTTACTACACCTTCAGTGTCTCCACCGCCCCCATCCTCTACATCTCTGAGATCATCCCTAGTAAATCCCCCTCTACGACCAATCAAAACTGTTTCATCTTTACCTTCATCTTCATCATTGGAAGCATATATAGAGATGTCAACTTCCTATTCTCCATTATCACATGTTAACCCTCATCCTCCCTTGATATCATTATCACCACCTCGACAACCTTACCCAGCAAAGACACATGAAAAAGATTTACATGCAGGTAGTCTATCTTTTCCTGCTTTGCCTGCTTCCAACAGGTATGCATCTCACCCTCCAGCGCCACCCCCACCTCCTCCTTCACGTACTCTTTGTACTAAAATTATTTCAAGCACCTCAATATCTCATCATGCACAAAGAAGAGAAAAAGGGTCTTGCTCCTCTAGTCCTCGTAGACAAACTATTCTCAACCTAGGTTTTTCCTCTCTAACTTTACCATCCAAAAGTAGTATAGTGATGACAGACTTTATCTTAGGAGCCTCTGATTTTATAGACATGGAAGTAACAAACAGAAGAAATATACCAACTGACATGTATGTTCCAACTACCAGTGAAGATACAAAGTATTTCTTTCACATGCCTCATTCTTTATCTCCCAAAACTTCTCAACATAGTACACCACAGCCTCCACCTCTGCTTCCTCTACTGCCACAACTACCATTGCCAATTACAGATAGTGAATCAGTACCACTTATAAGCTCAAAGTCTTCTTCAGATTGTTCATATAAAGAAGCAGCAACACCACCAGGAAAACAACCCCTCTCTCCACCTCCACTTGGAGCAAATGATCCTTCAAGTTCAAAATTTAAAGAGGAAGTACCTCATGAACAGCCTTTAGATCCTCCTTTGGAAGCATGCAAGGAATTCTCGTGGCATGAACTGATCATTGAAACCCCACCCTCCACAGTTCATATAAAAGAACATGGAGCCATTCCAACCCCACCACATCCACCCAGCTGGCATAGGGGAATTTCACCTGCTCATATACTTACACGTCAACCCCGTCACCCACCTTCAACACCACCTGCAGCCCCGCCTTTGCCACCACACTTGTCTTTACTCCCATCTCTAGAACCTTTGCCCTCACCTTCAGTTACACCCTCAACAGAATCCTTGTCATCTCCCCATTTACCTCAAACACCAGCCCTTCATATAAATGATATATCATCCCTGTCTGccccaccaccatctccaccgcctcctccacctccgcctAGAGAGCATGAAGTAATTTGCCCTTTGCCTCCAATTTCACCTAAAAGGCATGATGTACCctcacctccaccaccacctccttttGGACAACATCAAGCACTTTTGCCTCCTTCCATTTCCCAGGATCATGTAATAGCTCCACCTCCACCTCTAACAAGGGATGCTGgaattccgctgccaccaccacctccacctagAGAGAGCGCTGGGAATTTCCCTCATCCTATTGAAGGAAGCCCATCTCCAACTCTACTAGAATGTCAAGTTAGAGCTCCAATTCCGCCATCACCTCCTTTTTGTGAAGGAAAGGAAAGAATTCCACCTCCAATTTCTCTTGAAGGAAATAAAACAACTCCACAGCCTTCTCTTATTAGAGGACGAGAAGGAACTCCACTGCAAGATGGATTTCAAGGTGGAGCTCCACCTCCAACAGCACCTCTTGGAGTGCATGGAGGggctccatcgccgccgccaccacctcctgtagCATGTCGAgtggctccaccgccgccgccgccacttccCGGAGGATGCGAagggccgcctccacctcctctgcTACCTCCTGGTGCACATAGtggagctccaccgccgccaccacttCCCGGGGGATACGAAGtggcacctccacctcctccgctaCCTCCTGGAGCCTATGGTGgggctgcaccgccgccgccgccacctcccggaGGATATGGAGGGGCACCtctacctcctcctccacctgGAGGAATCGGAGGAGTTCCACCTCCACCACCGCCTATTGGAGGGATAGGAGGTACTCCAACTCCTCCACCTCCCGCAGGATTTCGAGGTGGAgctccgtctcctcctcctcctcccggagGATATGGCGggactcctccaccacctcctcctagaGGGCATGGAGGAGTAGGTGGCCCCCCTCCCCCACCAGGTGCACCTGCTCCTCCAATGCCCCCCGGAatacctggtggcccccctccacctCCTGGAgtacctggtggcccccctccacctCCTGGTGGACGAGGTGGCCCCCCTCCACCTGGTGTAAGAGGTCTTCGTTCCTTGGGCGCAACCTCACTTACTGTAGCACGGAAGTCATCTCTAAAACCACTGCACTGGGTCAAAGTAACAAGAGCAATGCAAGGAAGTGTATGGGCAGAAATTCAAAAGCAAGATGCTGATAG CGATTCTGAGTTCGATGTGAGTGAACTGGCATCTCTTTTCACTATTGCTCCAAAGGCAAAAGGTGGCGCAAAAACAGAAGGGGCTGGAAAATCTATTGGTTCCAAAACTGATAAGATTCACCTG ATGGATATAAGACGGGCAAATAACACAGAGATCATGTTGACGAAAATCAAAATGCCACTCTCCGAAATGATG AGTGCTGCTCTGGCCTTGGACGATTCAGTTTTAGACGCTGATCAGGTTGAAAATCTCATAAAGTTTTGCCCAACAAAAGAGGAAATGGAGCTTCTAAAG GAGACAAGGAAACTCTTGGAAAGTGTGAACAG TTCTTTCTAG